The nucleotide window CCATAGAGAAAGATGCTTTCTGATCCCAGGCAGGAGGTGAAGATAAAATGCAAAAGGGAGGCCAGTGAGAAACAAGGAATCTgttaggaagaggaggagcagcccATTTGTGGAGGTGGATGAAGATCACAGGAACATCTCAATTAGTCCAACCATCAACTTGGATTTCACAGCCAAACTTCAACGGAAATACTCATGGATCAGCTGGGTGTGTCTTCCACAGTCAGAGTCAGTCATACAGAAACGTGTATTACAGAAAGGCAGCATCATTCCAGCGCAAAATGCTCCGCAAAGAGATCGTCCTTCTTGCCAAACAAGCCTCTCACTTGTTCAAACTCCAGGGGCACGCTGGTGACTTTTTTCTTTAGCTCTCTATCAAAAAGCTATTTAAACAAATGCAAACGCAATTTGGGTTTCATTAGAACTCTGTAGCAAAAGGGTATTTTTTTTGGCAATACAAATTCCAGTCACGCAAGGCTAGACATTTATCCCCACACCgagagcaggaaaggggaaagccaGGGATTCTTGAGGCCTTTTTGATTATGTGAcaacaggggaaaaaagaaaccGTTTTTAAAGGAGGCAGCACAGAAACAGACAAGAGGTTTAAGGGAGCTGCACCCTTTATCTCATCACACAAGGAACAAGGTGAAGGCAGCACTAAGAAATGCATGGAAGGCAAAATTCACCCCCAGCGCAAAGGTCCAGGCACTTAAGACCTAGCAAGGGGCCAGGGCTCAAAGCTCTGCTGCCTCACGCTCCAATAGGAGACGGTGGCAGGGGGAAATATTTTGACAGCTGAGATTTCTCCGGGACAGACTAGAGCTGGTAAATGAGTATTAAACTAGTAACAACTTGGCTGGCGTAATCAGGACCTGCTGCTGTCACAGCCTCCCACTCCTACGCCCCTCCCAccaggcaggcagagcagagctTAGTGCCTCGCCGAGCCTGGCTACCAACTCCACCTGGACAGCAGGTGCTGAAGCTGAGCAGCCCCCGCAGGACGTGATCTCGCTCAAGCCCCCATCCATTGTTAGTGTTCAAACACACACCCAGCGAACAACCCTACCTCATAGGCAGATAGCTCCAGGAGCTCCGATACATCATCTTCTAGTTCAGACAGCGATTGGTTCACAACGGCAGCTGCTTGGGCCACATCAGGGTGATAGTGGCTCTGAAGAGTCTGAAGCACCAAGGAGAACTAGGTACGTTCTATAATCAGGGGAGGGCAAGACGAGTCCATCGGgcttccccaaccccactgctAGCATCTGAACCTCTGCTGATCTGTTACAGCACTAGTTTAGTCTGACTAaggcccacatcctcaaaggtatttaggtgcctagttcccacgggagttaggcacccaaataacaTGGTGGATTAGGGCCTTATAGCCTGAGCAACAGTGATAGGTTTGCTGCTCTTCCCACCTTCAACATCGATGCGCAGCATCTAGAAATAGAGCCTCCTACCACCTGTCATGCGGTCAGCAGCCCCTTAACCCAGGGAGACCCTGCGTAGGGACACTGGTTAGCATAGGCAGGGACTGACTGTCCATCACGACCAAGGTCAGGCTCCCGCAAACACAGTTTCCTGCAGGCTTCCTCCCTTATGCAAAAGCGCCATGGAATTGAAACCTGAAAAGATACCCTTGCTGTAGAGTTTTAGAGCCACCACAGAATTTAATACATTCTGCCTGGCTAGAGAATCCCACGGGAGGATTCAAAGAAGGGGAGAACCTGCTACAGATTTTCAGTTCCACAGAGCCCAACTGGATTTGTCCCAATTAAACTCCACAAGGGTTTTTAGTGGGATCATTTTTACCCCGGCCCTAATGTCTTGCTTATTTAGTGCAGGATATTTGCTGTGCTCAGTACCATCTTCTGCAGCTAACTGCGTGCATCTGGTTGTGCGGCCAGACGGACTGGCACTTAGGGGTCATTTCCTCCACAGAACTACAGCCCAGCTCTTGTGCATGTGAAATAATTTGCATTACAATTGGAACTGAGGGGCAAGAGGCAAGTAGGACACCGGCCAGGAAGTCAGCTCATTTCCAACCATGTTCCTTAAGTGACATCTCCTATTGTAAAGTAATGCAgtgaaaagggggggggggtgggaagtAAGCAAAGaaggggggcaagcaggggctCTGTGTTCTGCACCAGTCAGGTTATTGGAGGACTTGCCTGTAGCTCCCACAGAGAgctctccaaagccctgctttcgGATGGCTCTTCCTCGTCCATAATGTATGGATCTTCTGACAgatctgagagagaaagagagacattaATAGGAACATCTATAATGCACAACTAATAGCTTCCCTGAATGGGGATACATACACCACCAGGGACACATGGCAGAAACAGAGAGCAATGGGCATAGCTAGACTGGGATAAGAAACCATATCTGACACGCCGGCGGTAGAAGAATAAGCCTGCACTGATGTGACCTGGCAGACCTCAGGGCTGCTTGCACTCCAAACCGTGGCTAACTCTGCTGAATTGTAACAGACTCTGAGAACTGGAGGCAAGATGCCAGAATGATTTGAAGCTTAGACAGAAGTCTCACACAGCCCCAACTTGTCACTAGAGGCTGTTAAGCCAACCTGGTAGGAGAAATGCTGGGAACTAAGGAAACACTGAGCATATTTATTCATATCCAAAATAAATTTTCATTCTCTATATTGAGCACAATAAAGTCTGCCCCAGGCCATCCAAGAAATAGATTAAAACGACTCAAAACACCTACAGACTCGAACATTttcaagtgactagtgattttgtggGGCCAATTTGAAACCTGATGTCCAGAAAGTGCCAAGCAGCCacactctgaaaatcagtccctttgaagcatctcaACCTGGGCATCAAAAAGCACCAGTTGGGTATCCACATATCCATCCACACAGACGTCCTCGGAAAGCATTTATTTAGCTGGACACCTAGAGAATGGCGGGTATAGCAGCTAGATCTCAGCAAAAGGAATCTACTTGCCATGCCTTGCTCCAGAACCCTTTGATTTCTAGATTTATTGGTTTTAAATACACATTTTAGCACCATGGTGCCATTGGGTGTGTGGCTGTATCAGTCCCTGAGCCCACTCAAGCTGGGAGCTGTCGCAGCAGGGCCACACGCCTGCATCTAGTCATTAGCCCTGCAGACGTTCTCAAATAGGGCTGCCTGCCTCTAAGGCAGAGGAACAGATAGGGAGTCTTAGCATCAGAGAAGGACCTAGAAGCAGCTCTGTGCCTCTACCGGGTGGAAATGACTGAGAGGAAGACATTGGCAAGGGGCAACAGCTGGCTGGAGAGGACTGGGGAGCTTTGATAGATAGGCCATGAGGACTGTGAAATCCTGGAGACAGACAAGGGACACAGACTACTCTGAATCTTTGTTAAAAAAACCCAGGAAGGGACCCAGAAATGGGATTTCACCTTCCCCAGCTGGTGGATTGGCCCCTTTGTGAACGCTTGGTAGAGCACTGCAAGCCCCCTCTCCGTTCTCCTATTACCTTCAGGTCCGCCAGGTTTGTGCACAAGAACCTTGCAAGCTGGGTGCCTCCGGAAAAGATTGCAGATGAAGGGAATGACCATGAGCAAAGCCTGAGGCGGAGCGGTGAGGGCCAACCTAGAGAGGCGCTTTATGAACGCTGCCACCAGATATGCTGGCAAGTGCCTATTGGAAACAAGAGAGACCAAGAAGTTATGCAAGTGTCAAAGCCTTAGCTAGCGTCTAGCAGGCGACTCTGCAGCATGTGGCTCCTAAAAATCTGATCCAGATACAACACAGGCAGTCGCTGACAGCACATCTTCATGCTGATGTGACCTTCTTGGACTGTCCAATGTAAAGACGCTACAAGCAAAAACTTTAACCTTTTCTTTTAGCTTCTTTTAATTGGGGCCTGGCACCCAAGTCCCAGTGAAAGTCAATGAGTCATTCACCACGTTGCCATCCACCGCCGTTTGTGCTCCATGCCTAGAATCTCAAATTTCTCTGATGTCCGATAAAACTCTTGTGTGtcatctccccttcccctcaatCTTTTGATCTGCATCTGTGGCATCTCTTTATGGACATTTCCAGCAGAGACTGACTCGTAGCTTTGTATGTGGTAATTTATACATGCATTTGCTAATttgtgagtgcttgactttgtgacCTCAATAATGTTATTTAAatgaagttgtgtgtgtgtgtatgtgtgtgtgtgtgtaagtgtaatTGGTACGCAGGCCATGGTGACACATTTATGAAATATCTTTAGGACTAAGGTGAGTGTTCCAATTGTCAGAAAAGACCAAACTCGTCTGCAATGCCTGATAAGTGTATATGACAGCTGTCCTTATTTTTACTAACCAAACCCATTTTACCTCGCCCATCAGCCAATCTAGGCACTTCCTCTGGGACAGGAGAGCTAGGATTAAGGATGATGAGTTACAGCTACTCAGTCTTGTGGACTAACACACAGAGAAATTCATACTGATTTTCTAGTGGTAAATCACAAACTATGTTACTCTTGGTGTATGTCATCGGTGCAGAAGAGCGATAGACATATAGCCTCAAATTAGCAGGTTGTTTATCTAGCTTCTTCCTTCCATGCACTCAACTGGCAGTGTTAAGACAGGCTGTTGAACCCCTTTGTAAAAAAGGGCCAGCAACTTCTCAATGGCTTAACCACCTGCAAAACCTTGCAAGTGCTCTGCATGTTACTCTTGAATTGCACACTTGCTACTAAAGCCACGGAGAGAATGCTATTTGCTCACCACTTCCAGCTACTGATTCAAACAGCAGCCAGCTGAACTGAAGAGCAGCATAAGCACATAACGGACTGCAGATAACATTCAGATACACAACCGCACTTTTACCCTTTTCATCTATTCAGGCACATGACAAATGGTCAAAAATTCTGCAAGTGCAAAATGAGGGAACAAGACTAAGTCACATTCTCAAGCCCAGTTTCCTACATGAGGCTAACAAGTATCAGATCCTACAGACACAGCAAAATATGTTTAGTCGGCGAGCACAGGGGACTGTTCAAGGGCAGTCTCTGGCTGGACAGAAACACAGGGGGAAATAACTGGGCAAATATTATCAAAAAGGTACTTACGATGAAGACAAAAATAAATCGGCTAAATGGAAAAACCGGGCTCGGTACTTCACGTGGTATATGGAGGGGTCTAAGAGGCTGTACAGCTTTTTGTAAAAGTCGGGGTATTCCCTGTTAGAAAAAGCAAACAGATGTGCAAATTCTTGATTTGTAAGTAACCTGGAGGCATTCCTTATACCCTAAACTCCCTTCTCTAGGGCACCCTCATCTGGCCTCGTTCAACTGAGCTGCCAGATGGAGGTTCCTCTCCCCAGCCACCAAAAACAATGGTGAGTTTTGTGCTTTTGTGGACAGCTTTGGTGCCTGGAGTTCTCACCGGCTTGAGtaacctccactgaaatcaacagcaaagctcccactgatacAGTGGCTCAGGATCACTGACAGAGGCAATGCAAGATCCCACCCACGGCAAACATGATTTCACCTTTTCCTGGAGGGGCAATTAAGTCTTCATGCCCATTCACCCCTAGCCCAAACTGCTGACAAGACAATGGTGGGTTTTGCAACGGGGACCAGGAAGTGGACTGGGATGGCCAACGTCACCAAGGCTCAGatgtggaaagagagagaagtcGTGGAGCAAAGGACGCCGCAAAAAGCAAAGTCAACTCATTCGTGGAGCaggttgggggggcggggaggggtgagGTTGGCAGAAGGGCTGGTGCCTATTCAGGGGTGATTTAGAACCATAGAGAAAGAGCAAATTCACCCCATCCTACAACACACACAAGCATCTCgcctccttttctccccctctcGGGGATCAAGTCACAACTGGGAGCTTTCCAGCTCAAACCTGCTCAATGAGTACTGCTTCACTACCCACTGTAAAATGTGTCCCAGATCTCTCTGATGTGAGCTACAACCAGCTCCAAGGGTGTGACCCACACCTTATGAAAACATATTGCAATTGTCTCTAGTAACAGCCCTAACTCCTGCAGCATCCTCATGAAAACTGCAGTGCTTTGCACAAGTGGGGCTAGATTTTCAAGGGCTCTGTACTCACATGCTCGAGAGGGGTTCAGTTTCCATTTAGGCATTTATAGTAAGGCCCAGGTTATCAAACAAGCTCAACCCCCAATGGGATGAACCCTACTGCAGAACCCTGCAGTACTTTGCTTTTTAATGAGGGAATTTTAGAGCACAGGGAACTGGGGAATCCATGTCAGTCCCTTTTATATATAAAGAAGGAATTGCAAAACTCTACTCAAACAAAACACTTGTCCCTTTAAACAAGATGATGTTCTTGTTACTTACAGGTTATGCTGATGAATCAGAACAAATAACCCATTTAAGGCTAGAAGACTGATTGCTCCACCTATAAAAGAGCAAAGTGGGATAGTAAGATCTAGCAAAGCTGACAGGTCATCACAGGTCTCTGTAGCAAACATTAATGGAAACGGACCCCGAAGGGACAGAAAATTCAGAGCACTCGAAACTGTAGCAATTAACCTATGTGAAACCCCCCAGCGTAATGACTGGCTGTAAAATTCAAGGGATGTGAATTCAACTAAAGGCTACCAGAGACTCACAAATCACTTAGAGAGCTTTTTGCTACTGAGTGATTTTAGCTCTAGTTAAAAGGATACATGCACAAAGTGAGAGGAGCTGAAAGAGGCACAGTAATGCTGGCCTAATCCCCCCCCCCGAGGGCAATATCTGGAGACAAAGATACTGCCTTGGAATTCACACTTCCGCAGGAAAGCGGTGCATCTTATATTTAAACACAGACAAGGTGGAAGCTTAGCTTGTTTCACAACAGCACTGGTTGAACTCTCTGGTTTAAGAAATCTTTCTGGTACATGCCTCAATCTAAAGCTCTGAGCAGGATCTTCTTACGTACAAAGAACGGGAATAAAAAGTTATTTCTCAAACAGGTACTGGCAACCAatttggtttatttctctttaccTCACCCTCCAGGACCCTGAAGTTTTATCTATTTTCCCTGCTTTCCTCAAGGTTGTTTCCCCCGTTCCAGCCAAAGGCAACGCACCTCTACTGACTCAGCCAGACGGGTCCCCCTTTAAATCGCCCCCCAAAAAGgcagaggggctgcagcccaCCCGTACCACACTATAAAGACAGACACAGTAATTCCCCAAGATTCACAGAAGTCTATTTCTTTACCCACCTATGTCATAGGCGACTGTCAGGAAGTCAATCATAAGGGTGGGTTCATTCAGGTGAGGCAGGATAGAGTCGTGCAAAATTACAAGAACCTTTTTGTAAAGGCCGTTGGGTAGCTGTGAAGGTGGAAACATCACATTAAACACTTGCTGCAGAGAAGAGAAACACCACCTAATTAAAGGCTAGAAGGGTTGACTCAGGAAGAAAACTAGAAAGGGCTAGACAGATATAGCATAGTTCAGAGACAAAGGTCCCGATCCTGTGCCTGCAGAGACCCTAAATGTAAAACATTTTGGGTTCCTGAGTGGGTAGGTGGAGCTATGCGACAGAGACGGGGAATCAGCCTTAACACCAAGAGTGTTAAGTTGCGTGGACGATTTGAGAAAATTCCAGGACGGCAATAGTAACAAGAGTTAGAGGAGGCTAGGTTAAAGCAATAAAGGCCAGCTCCCACTCACCTTGTGTTTAAGAAAGCCAAGCCACATCCTTTCAAAAGCCCGCTTATGCTCCTGAAGACAAAAATGCAAACACTGAGCTAAACGTACTGATGAACACACTGAGTTCAACTCTGCCAATTATCAAATGAACTGTTACCTTTAGGTTCGATACCTTCCATTCTTCCTGGTTAGCTGTTTAAGGAAAAAAGCAAGACAAACAGTTAATCtgaaatgaccaaaaaaaaatgaCATCTTTCCACTGGCCCTTTTCAAATAGCTACACTGTAATTATTACAGTGAGCCAAGCACACCTGAGTACAGTTTTATTTCAGGCTGAATCTACATGGAGCTGTGGACATCTGAAAAGCTTTTCACTTTGGACATCACTAATCAAATTGTTCTTATGCAGATTTAAACACAGAGGAGTTAAACAAGGTATGATTTTCTCATGTCGTTGCAGTTTGATCAAAAATATACAAGGAACAAACATCTTTAAACTTCTGAGCTAATGAGAATCTAGGCTTGCCCAGACCATCTTGGTTGAAGTGCAATGGATGGGAAGGAGGAATAAATGCCAATTAAAATGACCATAACCAACCATGGACACTTCGTGCAATTAAGCAGGTTTGGATGTTTCAAAGCTTTATAAAGGCGCTCTCACACCATGGTTTGTCTTTCCTCAAGAGCATGTCTCTCTATTAGCAGGTGGAGATGATACCTCCATAAACAGTGATCCAGGGCAGCAGAAGAGGGTAGATCCTCAAAAGCAGTTTTAAAAAAGGACtgcagaatgttttcttttttaaatacactGTCATGAGCGTTTACGATACTTCGTTTTAAAGTTCTGCATTGCAGAAGTTGGATTTTGTTACATTTGGTGCGATTTTAATCACATTAGCGAGTTCTAACAAGCAAACACCCTTAAGCATGCTTCCCCCCCTACTCATATGCCATCACATGAAGCTAATTGCAACACGACAAAAACCAACCTTGCTTCACCATGAAACTGACCACCTCACTCTCTTGGCTTGGCATGCTAATTGATGAAATGAGGGAAAATACATTCTGTTGGTAAACTGGAAGCGGaacctggggagggagggaaagcacatgcataagtaagAGTCGCACAAAGGATCAGTGACTTGAACATTCGTCTATTTTACCAGCAATGACAGCATTTAACtagaaaaacacattaaaacaaaGCTCTGGATGTTAGATTCAGAGACAAATCAACATTAGAATCAATCATTCTTACAAACTCTCCCAGTCTTAAATTTTCCTGGTTTGTCTAATATAAAACCTGAGTCTGAATTAACCCttgttttacaaaacaaaaacttggCTGCTGCTGATAGAAAAAACAAACCGACCATGTTTGCCCACTAGAGAATGAAGCAAAAATCAAAACCTTCTAGCTGAGCCCTCCAGATTGCTCAGGTTTGGCTAAATCAGAACGCAGTACCCAATCAAGGAGGTTTTGCAAAGGAATCCAGAAAAACACGCCTAGTTAAAATGGAGGACAGCGTTCTGTAAACCtggcataaaaataaaataggaaagAGCTCATGGCATGCAAAGGAGCACACCTCTCTCTCTAGGACCATGATGGGCATTCCAGGTATGGCTGGAGAATCCCAGACACTCACTTCACTTACAAGCTGCAGCTTCCAAACTGAGGGGTACCCAAACCCACTTCAACTGTAATATTCAAAGCACCTCTTGTGTCTTCTGCATGACTTGCCCAATATTTTCAGCGACAGCCTTCATCACAAAGTACCGAATGTCATCATACTCCAGGTATTCTTGGAAACGTGAAATCAGGAGCGAAGAGTCCTCTTCACAAGGGATTAAGTTCTCCACAACTAACTAGCAAAGGGTTTTGAAAAAAAGTAGCATGTCAAAATTTATTATACACAAACACTAACAGAGATATTTTTGTTAGCCATGAGCTACCTCAGACTTCTGTTATCTCAGAAAACAGCAGAAAGTCAGTGCCTAGTCTTCTATGGCGTCCGAGGATGAACATATGTCCCCAGTGTCTACGTTCTGTGCATGACACAGAATAGTTGACATCAACTACTTTTAAGTTTTGCCACTCACTTTTAAAAGCTCACGAGGGAAATGGAAACTCCCTTTCCATTCTGCTTTGACCAAAGGGTATTTCCCTTCCAACTCAACAAACTTCATGAGGGTAACGAGTGATAATTCCTTTAAAGGAGAcaaaagaaagatttaaaaataaaacccacaaTAAATCTTAGAG belongs to Gopherus flavomarginatus isolate rGopFla2 chromosome 15, rGopFla2.mat.asm, whole genome shotgun sequence and includes:
- the NOC4L gene encoding nucleolar complex protein 4 homolog; its protein translation is MAQPGQSAAAALASSLESVLRSRGSANRVFEILELLQVDEEDVILCAIRTCSRLFGTLLERGELFVGQLPEEETSLADNYSAEDKYKIWMRHRYNSCVNCLVELMGHESFQVKELSLVTLMKFVELEGKYPLVKAEWKGSFHFPRELLKLVVENLIPCEEDSSLLISRFQEYLEYDDIRYFVMKAVAENIGQVMQKTQEVPLPVYQQNVFSLISSISMPSQESEVVSFMVKQANQEEWKVSNLKEHKRAFERMWLGFLKHKLPNGLYKKVLVILHDSILPHLNEPTLMIDFLTVAYDIGGAISLLALNGLFVLIHQHNLEYPDFYKKLYSLLDPSIYHVKYRARFFHLADLFLSSSHLPAYLVAAFIKRLSRLALTAPPQALLMVIPFICNLFRRHPACKVLVHKPGGPEDLSEDPYIMDEEEPSESRALESSLWELQTLQSHYHPDVAQAAAVVNQSLSELEDDVSELLELSAYELFDRELKKKVTSVPLEFEQVRGLFGKKDDLFAEHFALE